In one window of Frigoriglobus tundricola DNA:
- a CDS encoding glycosyltransferase gives MFARPLTAPLRDLTHPPDGQNPALDVLRTCAILMVIAGHTLTPMASEQMAGGLYSRLPFVRAGWTGVDLFFALSGYLIGRQLWRELGRTGRIEIGRFLVRRGLRIWPLYFAALALTVLVVEPGRHTPADWLPDLLFVANYIGPQVIHGGWSLCIEEQFYLLAPVALLLTVSRLRTLGAYRPYLIGLLVLLPVVRALVVWRLTATDPAPAKAAFDQALYFPIHTHADGLVIGLLIANLEATGALARGGRLGRWWAVALAWIVAGGLFVASSRVFNYTALALVFGSTICFCLTRAEPLPGIVRARPFYVLSRLSYGMYLNHQWMTWPVFEALRRVPGLSDRPAVFGAVYLVALATASALLAVVTYCVIEFPFLRLRERVLHGKTRQEPAAERPPSGPEPGPAVAAAAGARPALARRFAPQEPGMKILFVHKQILFPRDTGGKIRVLNLLKHLGKWHDVTYVSNLRPGEERYLPDMQALGLKLEVVSGTTAKRGGVRFFAGVAANLCSPYPFTISRNYDPAVRAKVAGLLAADRYDLLICDTIVMARHTIGLPAAASVLFQHNVEAQILRRHAEVAGGRPKRLYMRDQWRKMVRFERDCGRHFGAVIAVSAQDKALFERDYGWNHVHAIDTAVDEDFFQNTGAAEVPGRVMFLGSLDWMPNQDGVRWFVREVWPTVRAAHPQATFHIVGRNPSGDVRALAAAPGVTVVGGVPDVRPHLADAAVVVVPLLVGGGTRLKIYEAMAMGRAVVSTGIGAEGLPVVPGEHYLRADDPAAFAAAVVEVLGAAERGHRLGRAADAFVRAHYGSEPVARQFEAICQTVVGGRRGLGAEAV, from the coding sequence ATGTTCGCCCGCCCGCTTACGGCCCCCCTGCGCGACCTGACGCACCCCCCCGACGGACAGAATCCGGCGCTCGACGTCCTCCGTACCTGTGCGATCCTGATGGTCATCGCCGGGCACACGCTCACGCCGATGGCGAGCGAGCAGATGGCCGGGGGGCTCTATTCCCGGCTGCCGTTCGTTCGCGCGGGCTGGACGGGGGTCGATCTGTTCTTCGCGCTGAGCGGGTACCTCATCGGGCGCCAACTGTGGCGCGAGCTGGGGCGGACCGGGCGGATCGAGATCGGCCGCTTTCTGGTGCGCCGCGGCCTGCGGATCTGGCCGCTGTACTTCGCCGCCCTCGCGCTCACGGTCCTCGTGGTCGAACCGGGACGGCACACGCCCGCGGACTGGTTACCCGACCTCCTGTTCGTCGCCAACTACATTGGGCCGCAGGTCATCCACGGCGGCTGGTCGCTGTGCATCGAGGAGCAGTTCTACCTGCTGGCCCCGGTGGCCCTGCTCCTGACCGTTTCGCGGCTGCGGACGCTCGGCGCCTATCGGCCCTACCTGATCGGGCTGCTCGTGCTCCTGCCCGTTGTCCGCGCCCTGGTCGTGTGGCGGCTGACCGCGACCGACCCCGCGCCCGCGAAAGCGGCCTTCGACCAGGCGCTCTATTTCCCCATCCACACGCACGCGGACGGGCTGGTGATCGGCCTGTTGATCGCCAACCTGGAGGCGACGGGTGCGTTGGCGCGGGGCGGTCGGCTCGGCCGGTGGTGGGCCGTTGCCCTCGCGTGGATCGTGGCCGGCGGCCTGTTCGTCGCCTCCTCCCGGGTGTTCAACTACACCGCCCTGGCCCTCGTCTTCGGCTCCACGATTTGCTTCTGCCTGACCCGTGCGGAGCCGCTGCCCGGGATCGTCCGGGCGCGGCCGTTCTACGTGCTCTCGCGCTTGTCCTACGGGATGTACCTGAACCACCAGTGGATGACGTGGCCCGTCTTCGAAGCGTTGCGCCGCGTGCCCGGCCTGTCGGACCGCCCCGCGGTGTTCGGGGCGGTTTACCTGGTCGCGCTCGCCACGGCCTCGGCCCTCCTTGCAGTGGTCACCTATTGCGTGATCGAGTTCCCGTTCCTGCGGCTCCGCGAGCGCGTGTTGCACGGCAAAACGCGGCAGGAGCCGGCCGCCGAGCGGCCGCCGAGCGGACCCGAGCCCGGCCCCGCGGTTGCGGCGGCGGCGGGCGCTCGGCCTGCCCTCGCCAGACGGTTCGCCCCACAAGAGCCCGGCATGAAGATCCTGTTCGTCCACAAGCAGATCCTCTTCCCGCGCGACACCGGCGGGAAGATCCGGGTGCTCAACCTCCTGAAACACCTGGGGAAGTGGCACGACGTCACGTACGTTTCGAACCTGCGGCCGGGCGAGGAACGGTACCTGCCGGACATGCAGGCGCTCGGGCTCAAACTGGAGGTCGTTTCGGGCACGACCGCGAAACGCGGCGGGGTGCGCTTCTTCGCGGGCGTCGCGGCCAACCTGTGCTCCCCGTACCCGTTCACGATCAGCCGCAACTACGACCCGGCCGTGCGCGCGAAGGTGGCCGGGTTGCTCGCCGCCGACCGGTACGATCTGCTGATTTGTGATACCATTGTGATGGCCCGCCACACGATCGGCCTCCCGGCCGCCGCGAGCGTCCTCTTCCAGCACAACGTCGAGGCGCAGATCCTCCGGCGCCACGCCGAAGTCGCCGGCGGCCGGCCGAAGCGGCTGTACATGAGGGACCAGTGGAGAAAGATGGTCCGGTTCGAAAGGGACTGCGGCCGGCACTTCGGCGCCGTGATCGCGGTGAGCGCGCAGGACAAAGCGCTCTTCGAACGCGACTACGGTTGGAACCACGTCCACGCGATCGACACCGCCGTGGACGAGGACTTCTTCCAGAACACCGGGGCCGCCGAAGTCCCCGGGCGGGTGATGTTCCTGGGGTCGCTGGACTGGATGCCGAACCAGGACGGCGTGCGCTGGTTCGTCCGGGAGGTCTGGCCGACCGTTCGGGCGGCCCACCCGCAGGCGACCTTCCACATCGTGGGCCGGAACCCGTCGGGCGACGTAAGGGCGCTGGCCGCGGCGCCCGGCGTGACGGTGGTCGGGGGCGTGCCCGACGTGCGCCCCCACCTCGCGGACGCGGCGGTCGTGGTGGTGCCGCTACTGGTCGGCGGCGGCACCCGGCTGAAGATTTACGAGGCGATGGCGATGGGGCGGGCGGTCGTCAGCACCGGGATCGGTGCCGAGGGGCTGCCGGTGGTCCCGGGTGAACACTACCTCCGCGCCGACGATCCGGCCGCCTTCGCCGCCGCGGTGGTCGAGGTGCTGGGCGCGGCGGAACGGGGGCACCGGCTCGGACGGGCCGCCGACGCCTTCGTCCGGGCGCACTACGGTAGCGAACCGGTCGCGCGTCAGTTCGAGGCGATTTGCCAGACGGTCGTCGGGGGCCGGCGGGGGCTCGGGGCCGAAGCGGTTTGA
- a CDS encoding glycosyltransferase, with the protein MRILAMTNLYPNPYQPHRATFNRHQFRILGGRHPVQVIAPIAWTDEFTARRGGGEPLPAGRRVARDGLTVDHPRYLFPPKIARGWYGRFYLASVARTFRRAVREFGPDLVFTPWAYPDGWAAVRLGRSAHLPVVLQVHGSDVLLLDQAPARRRRTEEAVRAADGVVAVSHDLAGHLARMGVGPTKVRVIHDGVDRALFAPGDRAAERAALGVPAAERMLLFVGNLLPVKALDVLLRACAEPLLKGTPFRLAVVGQGPLRPALEQLAGRLGVADRVRFVGPLAQTELPRWYRAADVFVLPSHSEGVPNVLLEASACGTPWVASRVGGVPEIAGLGRSRLVPPNAPVELAAAIHETLTAEDRGHPSGPKPREEAVSELIEFLESVLSRHRRSGI; encoded by the coding sequence ATGCGCATTCTGGCGATGACGAACCTGTACCCCAACCCGTACCAGCCGCACCGGGCGACGTTCAACCGGCACCAGTTCCGCATCCTCGGCGGGCGCCACCCGGTCCAGGTCATCGCCCCGATCGCCTGGACCGACGAGTTCACGGCCCGGCGGGGCGGCGGGGAGCCGCTCCCGGCGGGGCGGCGCGTCGCCCGCGACGGGCTGACCGTCGATCACCCGCGTTACCTCTTTCCGCCAAAAATTGCCCGCGGGTGGTACGGGCGGTTCTACCTCGCTTCGGTCGCGCGCACCTTCCGCCGGGCGGTCCGCGAGTTCGGCCCCGATCTGGTCTTCACGCCGTGGGCCTACCCGGACGGCTGGGCCGCGGTCCGCCTCGGGCGGAGCGCACACTTGCCCGTTGTTCTTCAGGTCCACGGATCGGACGTCCTCTTGCTCGACCAGGCGCCGGCGCGGCGGCGGCGGACCGAGGAGGCGGTCCGGGCGGCGGACGGGGTGGTCGCGGTCAGTCACGACCTGGCCGGTCACCTGGCCCGCATGGGCGTCGGGCCGACGAAGGTCCGGGTCATCCACGACGGCGTCGACCGCGCGCTGTTCGCCCCGGGCGACCGGGCGGCCGAGCGCGCGGCCCTGGGCGTGCCCGCCGCGGAGCGCATGCTCCTGTTCGTCGGGAACCTCTTGCCGGTCAAAGCGCTCGACGTGCTCCTCCGGGCGTGCGCCGAACCGCTACTGAAAGGCACGCCGTTCCGCCTGGCCGTCGTGGGCCAGGGGCCGCTCCGCCCGGCCCTCGAACAGCTCGCCGGGCGCCTCGGGGTTGCGGACCGCGTGCGGTTCGTCGGCCCGTTGGCCCAGACGGAACTGCCCCGCTGGTACCGGGCGGCCGACGTGTTCGTCCTCCCGAGTCACTCCGAAGGGGTGCCGAACGTGCTCCTCGAAGCGTCCGCGTGCGGGACCCCGTGGGTGGCGAGCCGGGTGGGAGGAGTTCCGGAAATTGCCGGTCTGGGGCGGAGCCGGCTCGTGCCCCCCAACGCGCCCGTGGAACTGGCGGCGGCAATTCACGAAACTCTCACGGCCGAGGACCGGGGGCACCCGTCCGGGCCGAAGCCGCGCGAGGAGGCCGTTTCCGAACTGATCGAGTTCCTGGAGTCCGTCCTGTCCCGTCACCGGCGGTCCGGGATTTGA
- a CDS encoding glycosyltransferase family 2 protein → MLSDALALCFWACLLLVAFAYAVYPLLIFVFACLFGRAAGVSPAIGREPDGAAGERGAPAPAVSLLIAAHNEEAAIEARILNALALDYPAGRLEIVIASDGSTDGTDDIVRRYAGRGVRLLAYAVNQGKAVVLDKSVPRLAGQIVILSDANTHMEPDAARRLVAWFADPAVGVVCGRLVLTDARTGKNADGLYWKYETFLKKCESRLGALLGSNGAIYAIRKDLFPGVSPGTIIDDFVIPLAAKRRSGCRILYDTRAVAHEETAPTLRAEFRRRVRIGAGGFQSIGLLWPLLLPTNGWVAFTFFSHKVLRWACPFFLIGMLVANVALLGTRPYDFTLAAQGGFYLLAALGNWVPTRPRFLKCLRLPTMFVSMNAALFLGFFRWFFGQQGGTWKRTERAPDGANPLPGPQTVELGR, encoded by the coding sequence ATGCTTTCCGACGCCCTCGCCCTGTGCTTTTGGGCGTGCCTCCTGCTGGTGGCGTTCGCCTATGCGGTGTACCCGCTTCTGATTTTCGTTTTCGCCTGTCTGTTCGGGCGCGCCGCCGGCGTGTCCCCGGCCATCGGGCGCGAACCGGACGGGGCCGCCGGGGAACGAGGCGCGCCCGCGCCCGCCGTCTCGCTCCTCATCGCCGCGCACAACGAAGAAGCGGCCATTGAGGCCCGCATTCTGAACGCGCTCGCCCTGGACTACCCGGCGGGCCGGCTCGAAATCGTGATCGCATCGGACGGGAGCACCGACGGGACCGACGACATCGTCCGGCGGTACGCGGGCCGCGGCGTGCGCCTCCTGGCGTACGCCGTGAACCAGGGCAAGGCGGTGGTTCTGGACAAGTCGGTCCCGCGGCTGGCCGGGCAGATCGTCATCCTCTCGGACGCGAACACGCACATGGAACCGGACGCCGCGCGGCGGCTGGTGGCGTGGTTCGCGGACCCCGCGGTCGGGGTCGTCTGCGGGCGCCTCGTGCTGACCGACGCCCGGACCGGGAAGAACGCGGACGGCCTGTACTGGAAGTACGAAACGTTTCTCAAGAAGTGCGAGAGCCGGCTCGGCGCGCTGCTCGGCTCCAACGGCGCCATCTACGCCATCCGCAAGGACCTGTTCCCCGGCGTCTCACCGGGTACGATCATTGACGATTTCGTGATCCCGCTGGCCGCCAAGAGGCGCTCGGGGTGCCGGATCCTCTACGACACGCGCGCGGTGGCCCACGAGGAGACGGCGCCGACCCTGAGGGCCGAGTTCCGCCGGCGGGTCCGGATCGGCGCCGGCGGGTTCCAGAGCATCGGGCTGCTCTGGCCGCTGCTCCTGCCGACCAACGGCTGGGTCGCGTTCACGTTCTTCAGCCACAAAGTGCTGCGCTGGGCGTGTCCGTTCTTCCTCATCGGGATGCTGGTGGCGAACGTCGCGCTCCTCGGCACGCGGCCGTACGATTTCACGCTGGCCGCGCAGGGCGGGTTCTATCTCCTCGCCGCGCTCGGCAACTGGGTCCCGACCCGGCCCCGGTTCCTCAAGTGCCTCCGCCTCCCGACCATGTTCGTGTCGATGAACGCGGCCCTGTTTTTGGGCTTCTTCCGCTGGTTCTTCGGCCAGCAGGGGGGGACCTGGAAGCGGACCGAGCGGGCGCCCGACGGCGCGAACCCGTTGCCCGGCCCGCAAACAGTTGAACTCGGCCGGTGA
- a CDS encoding polysaccharide biosynthesis/export family protein has protein sequence MDAIRKHIGPKHKLLFAVLLACGCHGFPRPAPPGLAPVTDVPRELVKVSLPDYRVEPPDVLLIEAVRAIPKPPYRAEPLDVLFVQLAVPIPNEPLSGPLSVEPDGMINLGTAYGGSLKVAGLTIPEIKAALERHLTETVKLKAPQVSVALAQGRAAQRISGPHLVRQDGTISLGTYGSVRVAGMTLAEVRLVIESHLSNYLQSPEISVDVGAYNSKLYYVIQDGGGVGQTVTRLPITGNDTVLDALAQLGGLTGVASKDRIWVSRPAPSGAAHQILPVNWRAITEDGDTATNYQLMPGDRIFVASYPLVRLDTAMARAIAPIERAFGIILLGNSTVRALAQPLNGTTTTTTTVP, from the coding sequence ATGGACGCGATTCGGAAACACATCGGGCCGAAACACAAATTGCTCTTCGCCGTTCTGTTGGCGTGCGGGTGCCACGGCTTTCCGCGCCCGGCCCCGCCCGGGCTCGCGCCCGTAACCGATGTTCCGCGCGAACTCGTTAAAGTCTCGTTGCCGGACTACCGGGTCGAACCGCCCGACGTGCTGCTGATCGAAGCGGTTCGTGCCATTCCGAAGCCGCCGTACCGGGCCGAGCCGCTGGACGTCCTGTTCGTTCAATTGGCGGTGCCGATCCCGAACGAGCCCCTGTCCGGCCCCCTCAGCGTCGAGCCGGACGGGATGATCAACTTGGGGACCGCGTACGGCGGGTCGCTCAAAGTGGCGGGCCTGACGATCCCCGAGATCAAAGCGGCCCTCGAACGGCACCTGACGGAGACGGTCAAGCTGAAGGCGCCCCAGGTTTCCGTCGCCCTGGCCCAGGGGCGGGCCGCCCAGCGGATCAGCGGGCCGCACCTCGTGCGCCAGGACGGGACGATCTCGCTCGGCACGTACGGGAGCGTCCGGGTGGCCGGGATGACGCTGGCGGAAGTCCGGCTCGTGATCGAGTCCCACCTGTCCAATTACCTCCAGAGCCCCGAGATTTCGGTGGACGTCGGGGCGTACAACAGCAAACTGTATTACGTCATTCAGGACGGCGGCGGGGTCGGCCAGACGGTCACCCGGCTGCCGATCACGGGGAACGACACGGTGCTCGACGCCCTGGCCCAGTTGGGCGGCCTGACGGGGGTGGCGAGCAAGGACCGGATCTGGGTGTCGCGCCCGGCCCCGTCGGGCGCCGCCCACCAGATCCTACCGGTCAACTGGCGGGCCATCACCGAGGACGGGGACACGGCCACGAACTACCAGCTCATGCCCGGCGACCGGATTTTCGTCGCCTCGTACCCGCTCGTCCGGTTGGACACCGCCATGGCGCGGGCCATTGCCCCCATCGAACGCGCGTTCGGCATCATCCTGCTCGGCAACAGCACCGTGCGGGCGCTCGCGCAGCCGCTCAACGGTACGACTACGACCACGACGACCGTCCCGTAA
- a CDS encoding nucleotide sugar dehydrogenase, with translation MQRVAVFGVGYVGCVTGACLAQDGHSVIGVDVDAGKVAEVNAGVSPISEPGLDEILKTQVAAGRLRATTDVDAAVAESDTALVAVGTPSADDGSVSAEGVERVVRRIGQAVRGTGKPYRVVIRSTLLPGLLEGLLRPALEEAAGRTTGPDLVLCNNPEFLRESSAVKDYYQPPYVLVGADSPAEAAPVLGLYHAVEGEQIVTDTRTASLVKYACNAYHAVKVAFANEIGSLAQALGADGHGVMGLVCKDRKLNVSPAYLRPGFAFGGSCLPKDLRALTRFAEQQALRTHLLAAVLPSNEAHMKRALKLVKDTGVRRIGVVGLSFKAGTDDLRESPLVDVVEALIGWGCDVKIYDPNVMLGRLRGRNLAYIDRHLPHLANLLVPQTQMLISHAGLLLLGTDVANDYDWRGQFAGPVMDLRADLARPGAPR, from the coding sequence ATGCAGCGGGTCGCGGTCTTCGGTGTCGGCTACGTGGGGTGCGTGACGGGCGCCTGTCTGGCCCAGGACGGGCACTCCGTCATCGGGGTCGACGTCGACGCGGGCAAGGTCGCGGAGGTGAACGCCGGGGTCTCCCCGATCAGCGAGCCCGGCCTGGACGAGATCCTCAAAACGCAGGTGGCCGCGGGCCGGCTGCGGGCCACCACCGATGTGGACGCCGCCGTGGCCGAATCGGACACGGCGCTGGTGGCCGTCGGCACGCCCTCGGCCGACGACGGGAGCGTGAGCGCGGAGGGCGTCGAGCGGGTGGTCCGGCGGATCGGTCAGGCCGTGCGCGGGACCGGCAAGCCGTACCGGGTGGTGATCCGTTCGACCCTGCTCCCGGGCCTCCTGGAAGGGCTCCTGCGCCCGGCGCTGGAGGAGGCCGCGGGGCGGACGACCGGCCCGGACCTGGTCCTCTGCAACAACCCCGAGTTCTTGCGCGAGAGTTCGGCGGTCAAGGACTACTACCAGCCCCCCTACGTGCTCGTCGGGGCCGATTCGCCCGCCGAGGCCGCCCCTGTTCTCGGTCTGTACCACGCGGTCGAGGGCGAGCAGATCGTCACCGACACCCGGACCGCGTCGCTCGTCAAGTACGCGTGCAACGCCTACCACGCGGTCAAAGTGGCGTTCGCGAACGAGATCGGCAGCCTCGCCCAGGCGCTCGGGGCGGACGGGCACGGGGTGATGGGGCTCGTCTGCAAGGACCGGAAGCTGAACGTGTCGCCGGCGTACCTGCGGCCGGGGTTCGCGTTCGGCGGCTCGTGCCTCCCAAAAGACCTCCGCGCGCTCACCCGGTTCGCCGAGCAACAGGCGCTCCGGACGCACCTGCTGGCCGCCGTCCTGCCGTCGAACGAGGCGCACATGAAGCGCGCGCTCAAGCTGGTGAAAGACACCGGGGTGCGGCGGATCGGGGTCGTCGGGCTGAGCTTCAAGGCGGGGACCGACGACCTGCGCGAGAGCCCCCTGGTGGACGTGGTCGAGGCCCTCATCGGCTGGGGGTGCGACGTCAAGATCTACGACCCGAACGTGATGCTCGGGCGGCTCCGCGGGCGGAACCTGGCCTACATCGACCGGCACCTGCCGCACCTGGCGAACCTGCTGGTCCCGCAAACGCAGATGCTGATCTCCCACGCCGGGCTCCTGCTCCTCGGCACGGACGTGGCCAACGACTACGACTGGCGCGGCCAGTTCGCCGGCCCCGTCATGGACCTGCGCGCGGACCTGGCGCGCCCGGGGGCGCCGCGGTGA
- a CDS encoding serine O-acetyltransferase — MSTRPPGAPELASTEPRTAAPAAPRRYGLVRLVLSDLAAKAEWCYGSRRWPAVVKVLLTDGTPAMIWYRLMQCARRWRLAPLEMCFNRLNTICCGCVIGRGAEFGPGFVLVHALGVVINGNVRGGSGVKIEHQVTIGAEKRQSPVIGNDVFLGAGAKIIGAVRIGDGAKIGANAVVISDIPAGATAVGVPARVVRSGPGPDVETGPAPGGER; from the coding sequence GTGAGTACACGGCCCCCGGGCGCCCCCGAGCTGGCTTCCACCGAGCCCCGGACCGCCGCTCCCGCGGCGCCGCGCCGGTACGGCCTGGTGCGGCTGGTCCTGTCGGACCTCGCGGCCAAGGCCGAGTGGTGCTACGGGTCCCGGCGGTGGCCGGCGGTCGTGAAGGTGCTGCTCACCGACGGCACGCCGGCGATGATCTGGTACCGCCTCATGCAGTGCGCCCGCCGCTGGCGGCTCGCCCCGCTCGAGATGTGTTTCAACCGCCTGAACACCATCTGTTGCGGGTGCGTCATCGGCCGCGGGGCGGAGTTCGGTCCGGGGTTCGTTCTCGTTCACGCGCTCGGGGTCGTAATCAACGGGAACGTTCGGGGCGGTTCGGGCGTCAAAATCGAGCACCAGGTGACGATCGGGGCCGAGAAGCGCCAGAGCCCGGTCATCGGGAACGACGTGTTCCTGGGGGCGGGGGCCAAAATCATCGGGGCCGTGCGGATCGGCGACGGCGCGAAGATCGGGGCGAACGCGGTCGTGATTTCCGACATCCCCGCCGGGGCCACGGCCGTCGGCGTCCCCGCGAGGGTCGTCCGGAGCGGTCCCGGTCCGGACGTCGAGACGGGGCCCGCGCCGGGCGGTGAAAGGTGA
- a CDS encoding FHA domain-containing protein: MTQPDAPQAQSSPAPVALAATLPGCLEVRSVHRATGQTYPQHVPHPYAILGRAPQAGVRLDDPSVSQCHAYLQLVDGLPYCIDLGSRTGVVWDDGGRGRGWIHPGQTVRVGMFDVQITGGAPTAPGDRLDPDRHTDPAAAAALDVHSPTGPNGSAVLDQPVTLVGRHPACNLRFLDEAVAYFQCALVKTRSGIWCVDLLSRGGTVVNGRATRAVQLRHGDLIEIGKVSMLLRTGAQTASPVALFTPGGLRAAGAPADAVSAVVTPFRDMMEQFQQCFVAMARMFTTMQQEHTAMMCEQMRQIQELLRESREPAAKPTAGPPSAPSVPPAVTPPPAVTPPAPKIAEADEGRQLSDAHSWFLERLAQNGSATANKSKPH; encoded by the coding sequence ATGACACAACCGGACGCCCCCCAGGCACAAAGTTCGCCGGCCCCGGTTGCGCTCGCGGCGACACTTCCCGGGTGCCTGGAGGTTCGTTCCGTCCACCGGGCGACCGGCCAGACGTACCCCCAACACGTTCCGCACCCGTATGCGATCTTGGGGCGCGCGCCCCAAGCCGGTGTCCGGTTGGACGACCCGAGCGTGAGCCAGTGCCACGCGTACCTCCAACTCGTTGATGGCCTCCCCTACTGCATCGACCTCGGGAGCCGAACGGGGGTGGTGTGGGACGACGGGGGCCGCGGGCGCGGCTGGATCCACCCGGGCCAGACGGTCCGGGTCGGCATGTTCGACGTCCAGATCACCGGCGGCGCCCCGACCGCCCCGGGCGACCGGCTCGATCCGGACCGCCACACCGACCCGGCGGCGGCGGCCGCCCTCGATGTCCACTCCCCAACGGGGCCGAACGGCAGCGCCGTCCTGGACCAGCCGGTGACCCTCGTGGGGCGCCACCCCGCTTGCAACCTTCGCTTCCTGGACGAGGCCGTCGCGTACTTTCAGTGCGCACTCGTGAAGACGCGAAGCGGCATCTGGTGCGTGGACCTGCTGAGCCGGGGGGGGACCGTAGTCAACGGCCGGGCAACGCGGGCCGTTCAGCTCCGCCACGGCGACCTGATCGAGATCGGGAAGGTTTCGATGCTCCTGCGGACCGGCGCCCAAACCGCGTCACCCGTGGCGCTCTTCACGCCGGGCGGGCTGCGCGCGGCCGGCGCCCCGGCCGACGCGGTGAGCGCGGTCGTGACCCCGTTCCGCGACATGATGGAGCAGTTTCAACAGTGCTTTGTGGCGATGGCACGGATGTTCACGACCATGCAGCAAGAACACACGGCGATGATGTGCGAGCAGATGAGACAGATCCAGGAACTGCTCCGCGAGTCCCGAGAGCCCGCCGCGAAACCCACCGCCGGCCCCCCGAGCGCCCCCTCGGTGCCGCCCGCGGTCACCCCGCCGCCCGCGGTCACCCCGCCGGCCCCGAAAATTGCCGAGGCCGACGAGGGCCGTCAGCTCTCGGACGCCCACTCCTGGTTCCTGGAACGGCTGGCCCAGAACGGCAGCGCGACCGCGAACAAGTCCAAACCCCACTGA